The nucleotide sequence TTGTCTTCATGTCTTGGATCTCCTCCTATTTCGCATAGGCCGCGATGACTTTTTTGATGCCCTTGGCGATGCCGCGCATGTGATGTTCTTCGTACGTTGGAAAGATAAACGTGATGAACGTGCGCGACTGGTGCCAGATGGCGTTGGGCACGTCCACGCGCGTGTAGTCCACGGACGCCGCGTCCGCGTATTCCTTGCTCTTGAAGGGGAATCCGGAATTGCCGAAAGCGTTGTGTTCCTGGAACGCGCGCTCCGTGTGGCACTGCGGCCAGAAAACTTTCCAGCACGGCGCGCCTTCCGCTCCAAGCGCTTCGAGAAACTTCGTGATGTCGCAACGCATCCGGTCAATGTCGAGCGTGATAGGGAACACGTACCAGCCGTTCCGGCGTTCGGGCGTATCCACGGGCAAGTACAGGATTTGCGGGATGTCCGCCAGTTCCTCGAGCAGGATGCCCGCGTTGCGGCGTCGGCGCGGCATGTTCCAGTCGTCCATCCGGTCGAGTTCCGCGAGACCGATGGCGGACTGCATTTCGGTCATGCGGTAATTCCAGCCGACCCTGTTGTGGA is from Candidatus Hydrogenedentota bacterium and encodes:
- a CDS encoding DegT/DnrJ/EryC1/StrS family aminotransferase; translated protein: HNRVGWNYRMTEMQSAIGLAELDRMDDWNMPRRRRNAGILLEELADIPQILYLPVDTPERRNGWYVFPITLDIDRMRCDITKFLEALGAEGAPCWKVFWPQCHTERAFQEHNAFGNSGFPFKSKEYADAASVDYTRVDVPNAIWHQSRTFITFIFPTYEEHHMRGIAKGIKKVIAAYAK